The following proteins are co-located in the Anas platyrhynchos isolate ZD024472 breed Pekin duck chromosome 1, IASCAAS_PekinDuck_T2T, whole genome shotgun sequence genome:
- the LOC101803599 gene encoding TRPM8 channel-associated factor 2 isoform X1 has product MKPSATYELLVDSVGEWDFTGGFVPCELLLVGEDAYPVLLSAEKQVLIAVSRYGKGKMVVISHEGIMKSSKFSQFLRNAVEWLKPSPAALVGSHHRLDSLSQLLLGAGIKVEAGVALSTHHGVYCMDAYDSTQAKDVVCFVKEGGGLLIGGQAWHWGSLHGKEKVLFEFPGNQVTSVAGVYFTGNPVAKGIFKVAKKIPKLPLTVPHQANLGLDSAFLLHGVSELDMVTGGTPSILLVHGVLSFPLCLDSSHRCLLAASRYGRGRVVVATHESQLFSPKMAKFLLNAVRWLDAGRKGLVGVDASLKKLCGLFSEEEVKSQVSELTGNMSVYCCPSYSDKQVETIHAFVAEGGGLLIGGQAWYWASQNRGKAAVAEYPGNKILNRFGLSILGQSIQAAKLPATAFGEHYHFRKALSLFKSHVDKAEGLKAPLKDWLPRLAQDCAAFLRIPAQDCPTYASMHRILAKVLRQSGIPHVSRHKPVKSNSKEAALLCMATELSYTMTDCAALVQKSATGVCALPVTVEIDGTNPGKTAWRSTGLYLPEGHTAVITFPCRLVGAGLQVQVGCHADDLSNAEELKRAPVVIRTCDITCQKQSVSCLWGGLIYIIVPERSVLGKVPITVEGAVRAPFFKLGETCENQWKASIRHYPAPWAELAAESLILTVPADSIRHLENPKPLLTLWNEIMVAISKLAAIPTKFPRPERIVADVQISCGWMHSGYPIMCHIDSVKEMIDVKHMKTTGLWGPVHELGHNQQQQAWEFPPHTTEATCNLWSVYVHEKVLGIPRHQAHEALTSQCREERIREYLKKGAQLKDWNVWTALETYLQLQEGFGWDPFTHLFSDYQKMSSIPKDDPSKMNLWAQKFSQQVNRNLAPFFTAWGWPIKKELSEELSSLPTWEQDPMKSYRS; this is encoded by the exons ATGAAACCCTCTGCTACCTATGAGCTGTTAGTAGACAGTGTTGGAGAATGGGACTTCACTGGTGGTTTTGTTCCTTGTGAGCTGCTGCTTGTTGGAGAGGATGCCTACCCTGTGCTTCTGAGCGCTGAGAAGCAGGTTCTGATCGCTGTTTCACGGTATGGGAAAGGCAAGATGGTGGTTATTTCCCACGAGGGAATCATGAAGAGCTCCAAGTTTTCCCAGTTCCTCAGAAATGCTGTGGAGTGGCTCAAGCCTTCCCCTGCGGCCCTGGTTGGGTCCCATCACCGGTTGGattccctctcccagctgctccttggggCTGGCATCAAAGTAGAGGCTGGGGTAGCGCTCAGCACCCACCACGGGGTGTACTGTATGGATGCCTATGACAGCACGCAGGCAAAAGACGTGGTTTGCTTTGTAAAGGAAGGTGGAGGCCTGCTCATTGGAGGCCAGGCTTGGCACTGGGGTAGTCTACATGGGAAGGAGAAGGTGCTGTTTGAATTCCCTGGGAACCAGGTGACCAGTGTGGCTGGTGTGTACTTCACAGGAAATCCTGTAGCGAAAGGGATCTTCAAAGTTGCCAAGAAAATTCCAAAGCTCCCCTTAACTGTTCC ACACCAGGCCAATCTTGGCCTTgattctgcttttctcctgcaTGGTGTGTCAGAGCTGGATATGGTGACAGGGGGCACACCCTCCATCTTGCTGGTGCATGGTGTACTCTCCTTCCCGCTCTGCCTGGACAGCTCGCACCGCTGCCTCTTAGCTGCATCACGCTATGGCCGAGGCCGTGTTGTGGTGGCAACCCATGAGAGTCAGCTCTTCTCCCCAAAGATGGCCAAATTCCTGCTCAATGCTGTCCGCTGGCTAGAtgctgggagaaaggggctggTGGGTGTGGATGCCAGCCTGAAGAAACTGTGTGGCCTCTTCAGTGAGGAAGAGGTGAAGTCACAGGTATCAGAGCTGACAGGCAACATGAGCGTATACTGCTGTCCTTCTTACAGTGACAAACAGGTGGAGACGATTCATGCTTTTGTGGCAGAAGGGGGTGGCCTACTGATTGGAGGCCAAGCCTGGTATTGGGCTTCCCAGAACCGCGGCAAAGCTGCAGTGGCAGAATATCCTGGCAAcaaaatcctcaaccgctttgGGCTGAGCATCCTGGGGCAGAGTATCCAGGCAGCAAAGCTCCCAGCCACAGCATTTGGGGAGCACTACCACTTTCGCAAGGCACTCTCTCTTTTCAAGAGCCATGTAGACAAGGCTGAGGGTCTCAAAGCTCCCCTGAAAGACTGGCTGCCAAGGCTGGCACAAGACTGTGCTGCCTTTCTGCGCATCCCTGCCCAGGACTGCCCCACATATGCCTCAATGCACCGCATCCTGGCCAAAGTGCTTCGCCAAAGTGGGATCCCGCACGTCAGCAGGCACAAGCCTGTCAAGAGCAACTCCAAAgaggcagccctgctctgcatggCAACTGAGCTGTCATACACCATGACAGACTGTGCAGCCCTAGTGCAGAAATCTGCCACTGGGGTCTGTGCCCTTCCTGTTACCGTGGAAATCGATGGCACTAATCCAG GTAAGACAGCCTGGAGGAGTACAGGACTCTATCTCCCGGAGGGTCACACAGCCGTTATAACATTCCCTTGTCGGCTGGTCGGTGCTGGTCTGCAG GTGCAGGTTGGGTGTCATGCGGATGACCTCTCTAATGCTGAAGAGCTGAAACGAGCCCCAGTGGTAATACGTACCTGTGATATTACCTGCCAGAAACAGTCAGTTTCCTGCCTCTGGGGTGGCCTCATTTACATCATAGTACCAGAAAGGAGCGTCCTGGGAAAAGTGCCCATCACTGTAGAAGGGGCAGTCAGAGCTCCTTTCTTCAAGCTTG GGGAGACCTGTGAAAACCAGTGGAAGGCCAGTATCCGGCACTACCCTGCTCCCTGGGCAGAACTGGCAGCTGAGAGTCTCATCCTGACGGTACCAGCTGACAGCATCCGCCACTTGGAGAACCCAAAACCACTGCTGACCCTGTGGAATGAGATCATGGTGGCAATAAGCAAATTGGCAGCCATACCAACAAAGTTCCCAAGGCCAGAGAGGATTGTAGCAGATGTCCAGATCTCATGTG GCTGGATGCATTCTGGCTACCCCATCATGTGCCACATCGATTCAGTGAAGGAGATGATAGATGTGAAGCACATGAAAACTACTGGTCTTTGGGGTCCTGTCCATGAGCTGGGACACAATCAACAGCAGCAAGCATGGGAGTTTCCACCTCATACCACAGAGGCCACCTGCAATCTCTGGTCTGTCTATGTGCATGAGAAGGTGCTGGGGATTCCCAGGCATCAGGCACATGAGGCACTTACGTCACAGTGCCGGGAGGAAAGGATAAGAGAGTATCTGAAGAAAGGTGCTCAGCTAAAGGACTGGAACGTATGGACTGCTCTGGAGACATACCTGCAG CTGCAGGAAGGGTTTGGCTGGGACCCCTTCACTCACCTCTTCTCTGACTACCAGAAAATGTCCTCTATCCCAAAAGACGACCCTTCTAAGATGAATTTGTGGGCGCAGAAGTTTTCTCAGCAGGTGAATAGGAATCTGGCTCCTTTTTTTACAGCCTGGGGATGGCCTATCAAGAAAGAGCTGTCTGAGGAACTCTCCTCTTTACCCACCTGGGAACAGGACCCAATGAAGTCCTACAgatcatga
- the LOC101803599 gene encoding TRPM8 channel-associated factor 2 isoform X2, whose translation MKPSATYELLVDSVGEWDFTGGFVPCELLLVGEDAYPVLLSAEKQVLIAVSRYGKGKMVVISHEGIMKSSKFSQFLRNAVEWLKPSPAALVGSHHRLDSLSQLLLGAGIKVEAGVALSTHHGVYCMDAYDSTQAKDVVCFVKEGGGLLIGGQAWHWGSLHGKEKVLFEFPGNQVTSVAGVYFTGNPVAKGIFKVAKKIPKLPLTVPHQANLGLDSAFLLHGVSELDMVTGGTPSILLVHGVLSFPLCLDSSHRCLLAASRYGRGRVVVATHESQLFSPKMAKFLLNAVRWLDAGRKGLVGVDASLKKLCGLFSEEEVKSQVSELTGNMSVYCCPSYSDKQVETIHAFVAEGGGLLIGGQAWYWASQNRGKAAVAEYPGNKILNRFGLSILGQSIQAAKLPATAFGEHYHFRKALSLFKSHVDKAEGLKAPLKDWLPRLAQDCAAFLRIPAQDCPTYASMHRILAKVLRQSGIPHVSRHKPVKSNSKEAALLCMATELSYTMTDCAALVQKSATGVCALPVTVEIDGTNPGKTAWRSTGLYLPEGHTAVITFPCRLVGAGLQVQVGCHADDLSNAEELKRAPVVIRTCDITCQKQSVSCLWGGLIYIIVPERSVLGKVPITVEGAVRAPFFKLGETCENQWKASIRHYPAPWAELAAESLILTVPADSIRHLENPKPLLTLWNEIMVAISKLAAIPTKFPRPERIVADVQISCGWMHSGYPIMCHIDSVKEMIDVKHMKTTGLWGPVHELGHNQQQQAWEFPPHTTEATCNLWSVYVHEKVLGIPRHQAHEALTSQCREERIREYLKKGAQLKDWNVWTALETYLQPGDGLSRKSCLRNSPLYPPGNRTQ comes from the exons ATGAAACCCTCTGCTACCTATGAGCTGTTAGTAGACAGTGTTGGAGAATGGGACTTCACTGGTGGTTTTGTTCCTTGTGAGCTGCTGCTTGTTGGAGAGGATGCCTACCCTGTGCTTCTGAGCGCTGAGAAGCAGGTTCTGATCGCTGTTTCACGGTATGGGAAAGGCAAGATGGTGGTTATTTCCCACGAGGGAATCATGAAGAGCTCCAAGTTTTCCCAGTTCCTCAGAAATGCTGTGGAGTGGCTCAAGCCTTCCCCTGCGGCCCTGGTTGGGTCCCATCACCGGTTGGattccctctcccagctgctccttggggCTGGCATCAAAGTAGAGGCTGGGGTAGCGCTCAGCACCCACCACGGGGTGTACTGTATGGATGCCTATGACAGCACGCAGGCAAAAGACGTGGTTTGCTTTGTAAAGGAAGGTGGAGGCCTGCTCATTGGAGGCCAGGCTTGGCACTGGGGTAGTCTACATGGGAAGGAGAAGGTGCTGTTTGAATTCCCTGGGAACCAGGTGACCAGTGTGGCTGGTGTGTACTTCACAGGAAATCCTGTAGCGAAAGGGATCTTCAAAGTTGCCAAGAAAATTCCAAAGCTCCCCTTAACTGTTCC ACACCAGGCCAATCTTGGCCTTgattctgcttttctcctgcaTGGTGTGTCAGAGCTGGATATGGTGACAGGGGGCACACCCTCCATCTTGCTGGTGCATGGTGTACTCTCCTTCCCGCTCTGCCTGGACAGCTCGCACCGCTGCCTCTTAGCTGCATCACGCTATGGCCGAGGCCGTGTTGTGGTGGCAACCCATGAGAGTCAGCTCTTCTCCCCAAAGATGGCCAAATTCCTGCTCAATGCTGTCCGCTGGCTAGAtgctgggagaaaggggctggTGGGTGTGGATGCCAGCCTGAAGAAACTGTGTGGCCTCTTCAGTGAGGAAGAGGTGAAGTCACAGGTATCAGAGCTGACAGGCAACATGAGCGTATACTGCTGTCCTTCTTACAGTGACAAACAGGTGGAGACGATTCATGCTTTTGTGGCAGAAGGGGGTGGCCTACTGATTGGAGGCCAAGCCTGGTATTGGGCTTCCCAGAACCGCGGCAAAGCTGCAGTGGCAGAATATCCTGGCAAcaaaatcctcaaccgctttgGGCTGAGCATCCTGGGGCAGAGTATCCAGGCAGCAAAGCTCCCAGCCACAGCATTTGGGGAGCACTACCACTTTCGCAAGGCACTCTCTCTTTTCAAGAGCCATGTAGACAAGGCTGAGGGTCTCAAAGCTCCCCTGAAAGACTGGCTGCCAAGGCTGGCACAAGACTGTGCTGCCTTTCTGCGCATCCCTGCCCAGGACTGCCCCACATATGCCTCAATGCACCGCATCCTGGCCAAAGTGCTTCGCCAAAGTGGGATCCCGCACGTCAGCAGGCACAAGCCTGTCAAGAGCAACTCCAAAgaggcagccctgctctgcatggCAACTGAGCTGTCATACACCATGACAGACTGTGCAGCCCTAGTGCAGAAATCTGCCACTGGGGTCTGTGCCCTTCCTGTTACCGTGGAAATCGATGGCACTAATCCAG GTAAGACAGCCTGGAGGAGTACAGGACTCTATCTCCCGGAGGGTCACACAGCCGTTATAACATTCCCTTGTCGGCTGGTCGGTGCTGGTCTGCAG GTGCAGGTTGGGTGTCATGCGGATGACCTCTCTAATGCTGAAGAGCTGAAACGAGCCCCAGTGGTAATACGTACCTGTGATATTACCTGCCAGAAACAGTCAGTTTCCTGCCTCTGGGGTGGCCTCATTTACATCATAGTACCAGAAAGGAGCGTCCTGGGAAAAGTGCCCATCACTGTAGAAGGGGCAGTCAGAGCTCCTTTCTTCAAGCTTG GGGAGACCTGTGAAAACCAGTGGAAGGCCAGTATCCGGCACTACCCTGCTCCCTGGGCAGAACTGGCAGCTGAGAGTCTCATCCTGACGGTACCAGCTGACAGCATCCGCCACTTGGAGAACCCAAAACCACTGCTGACCCTGTGGAATGAGATCATGGTGGCAATAAGCAAATTGGCAGCCATACCAACAAAGTTCCCAAGGCCAGAGAGGATTGTAGCAGATGTCCAGATCTCATGTG GCTGGATGCATTCTGGCTACCCCATCATGTGCCACATCGATTCAGTGAAGGAGATGATAGATGTGAAGCACATGAAAACTACTGGTCTTTGGGGTCCTGTCCATGAGCTGGGACACAATCAACAGCAGCAAGCATGGGAGTTTCCACCTCATACCACAGAGGCCACCTGCAATCTCTGGTCTGTCTATGTGCATGAGAAGGTGCTGGGGATTCCCAGGCATCAGGCACATGAGGCACTTACGTCACAGTGCCGGGAGGAAAGGATAAGAGAGTATCTGAAGAAAGGTGCTCAGCTAAAGGACTGGAACGTATGGACTGCTCTGGAGACATACCTGCAG CCTGGGGATGGCCTATCAAGAAAGAGCTGTCTGAGGAACTCTCCTCTTTACCCACCTGGGAACAGGACCCAATGA